One segment of Dehalococcoidia bacterium DNA contains the following:
- a CDS encoding Lrp/AsnC ligand binding domain-containing protein: MAVRGYVLIEAEVGKAKAVGEAIRGVKHDEARVLAVDTVTGPFDVIVQLEADDLDKLGNAITEGVQKVEGVQRTTTCLAVKLG; the protein is encoded by the coding sequence ATGGCGGTGCGCGGGTACGTACTCATCGAGGCGGAAGTCGGCAAGGCGAAGGCTGTCGGCGAGGCGATACGCGGCGTCAAGCACGACGAGGCGCGTGTGCTCGCCGTCGATACGGTGACCGGGCCGTTCGATGTCATCGTGCAGCTCGAGGCAGATGACCTGGACAAGCTCGGTAACGCCATCACGGAAGGCGTGCAGAAGGTCGAAGGCGTGCAACGCACGACGACGTGCCTGGCAGTGAAGCTCGGGTGA
- a CDS encoding EVE domain-containing protein has product MAYFLAKTDPETYSLDDLKKDGQTEWDGVRNPAAINAIKAMKPGDKVIIYHSQKETAVVGLAEVVSEPRPDANDGRSWVADFKYVKHAKRPVTLREIKESHEFDDWALVRMGRLSTMEAPAAFWTWLQKQGAF; this is encoded by the coding sequence ATGGCCTACTTCCTCGCGAAGACCGATCCCGAGACGTACTCGCTCGACGATCTTAAGAAGGACGGGCAGACCGAGTGGGACGGCGTCCGCAATCCGGCCGCGATCAACGCAATCAAAGCGATGAAGCCCGGTGACAAGGTGATCATCTATCACTCGCAGAAGGAAACGGCAGTCGTCGGCCTGGCTGAAGTCGTTTCGGAACCACGCCCCGATGCGAACGATGGCAGGAGTTGGGTCGCCGACTTCAAGTACGTGAAGCACGCTAAGCGACCGGTGACGCTGCGCGAGATCAAGGAGTCACACGAGTTCGACGATTGGGCGCTCGTCCGCATGGGCCGTCTCAGCACGATGGAAGCACCCGCCGCGTTCTGGACGTGGCTGCAAAAGCAGGGCGCGTTCTAG
- a CDS encoding DUF3108 domain-containing protein: MTLRRLALAATLTLTVAMGVLACGDEDLEPANEIVIDVPWTAPESYEYILMDDDGQEQGSGSLSVIEQAGRFAIIQDFDDEDGNSDRSVLLVDAETLEPLAGAREIVDAEDDRRVLLDTQYSELSDGSYGVRIRERNFDPATEEDPESERCNPLKLPENAYDNDSSLFLWRTIQFEEDHDVIYTASIPNRRLRRDVTLSVIRQERVETPAGSFDAWYMAILAEGQSHEAWFATTDDHKLLKYDNDNVIFLYTGDAQSPPQFEEPRGVSEECD; this comes from the coding sequence ATGACGCTGCGACGGCTCGCGCTTGCCGCGACCCTGACCCTGACCGTCGCTATGGGCGTCCTCGCCTGCGGCGACGAGGACCTGGAACCGGCAAACGAGATCGTCATCGATGTACCCTGGACCGCGCCGGAGTCGTATGAGTACATCCTGATGGATGACGACGGCCAGGAGCAGGGATCGGGCTCGCTGAGCGTGATCGAGCAGGCGGGGCGGTTCGCGATCATCCAGGACTTCGACGACGAGGATGGCAATTCAGACCGCTCGGTATTGCTCGTCGATGCCGAGACGCTCGAGCCACTCGCCGGCGCGCGCGAGATCGTCGACGCCGAGGATGATCGCCGCGTGCTGCTGGATACGCAGTACAGCGAGCTGAGCGACGGCTCCTACGGCGTACGCATCCGGGAACGCAACTTCGACCCGGCCACGGAAGAAGACCCGGAAAGCGAGCGATGCAATCCGCTCAAGCTGCCCGAGAACGCGTACGACAACGACTCGTCGTTGTTTCTGTGGCGGACGATCCAGTTCGAGGAGGATCACGACGTGATCTACACGGCGTCGATCCCGAACAGGCGGCTGCGACGCGACGTGACGCTGAGCGTCATTCGCCAGGAACGCGTCGAAACCCCCGCCGGGTCGTTCGACGCCTGGTACATGGCGATCCTTGCCGAAGGGCAGTCGCACGAAGCGTGGTTCGCCACCACGGACGACCACAAACTCCTCAAATACGACAACGACAACGTGATCTTTCTGTACACGGGAGATGCGCAGTCACCGCCGCAGTTCGAGGAACCGCGCGGCGTTTCTGAGGAATGCGACTAG
- a CDS encoding FxLYD domain-containing protein: MRLTNNTDEDLRGLTICANLRAPDGRLLEVGNSYVRPSSLARDESVTAIIYFNSFPADANVEFFPQANRGCCAVPKIDARDIRFESTQIVTGASGGRFLLVAASAVNTTGLTFDASQFDAYVEGSAGDRIEYATAGCDGVMGAGGEPVPMTFLLPLPGSAASPTPVISGIEGRVAQFDYHRLRTRNVRRDGNTVGGTIVNDTDRRLWVSGVCFVLREQGGQLLGSAATSPQVPLEPGESVTLEAIVPSTVDPEVAEIIAYGDDAPRVPPPS; this comes from the coding sequence GTGCGGCTCACGAACAATACCGACGAGGACCTCCGCGGACTTACCATTTGCGCGAACCTGCGCGCTCCCGACGGACGTCTGCTCGAAGTTGGCAATTCCTACGTCCGGCCCAGCTCGCTCGCCCGTGACGAGAGCGTCACCGCGATTATCTACTTCAACTCGTTCCCCGCCGACGCAAACGTGGAGTTCTTTCCGCAGGCGAACCGCGGCTGTTGCGCGGTGCCAAAGATTGATGCGCGGGACATCCGCTTCGAGTCGACGCAGATCGTCACTGGCGCATCGGGCGGGCGATTCCTGCTCGTCGCGGCGAGCGCCGTGAACACGACAGGTTTGACGTTTGACGCGTCGCAGTTCGACGCCTACGTCGAAGGATCGGCCGGCGACCGCATAGAATACGCGACCGCGGGATGCGACGGCGTGATGGGGGCGGGGGGCGAACCCGTTCCCATGACGTTCCTGCTGCCGCTTCCCGGGTCGGCCGCTTCGCCGACGCCCGTCATCTCCGGCATCGAAGGGCGGGTTGCGCAGTTCGATTACCACAGGCTCCGTACCCGCAACGTACGCCGCGACGGCAACACCGTCGGCGGGACCATCGTCAATGACACCGACCGGCGCCTCTGGGTCTCGGGGGTCTGCTTCGTCCTTCGCGAACAGGGGGGCCAGCTGCTCGGCAGCGCCGCGACGAGCCCCCAGGTCCCGCTCGAGCCCGGCGAGTCGGTCACGCTCGAAGCGATCGTGCCGTCGACTGTTGATCCGGAAGTGGCCGAGATCATCGCTTACGGCGACGACGCTCCCCGTGTCCCTCCTCCCTCGTGA
- a CDS encoding iron-containing alcohol dehydrogenase, whose product MPSFALRVETVFGDGSIAELGQRAKAAGYKHALVVTDPGIKAAGILDSVLSSLDEAEIAHSVYDNVTPNPTIPEVDGGTQAFHDAGADFVVAVGGGSAMDAAKGIAVTAQLGGSAKTYLFGAGTVPFPASMKPLFTIPTTCGTGSEISPAAVITDPDTHYKHLLLNTTPNVAILDPNLVAKMPPPITAATGMDALTHAMEAYVNPGNTPFTRMFATRAIHQISAHLRTAVNGPDRTAALRNMLYAANIAGQSMASGLGQVHGLSHVVSGRLGTAHGVANAILLSQVFDYHKDFLKEQMLEIAPLMGINAHGMPADKAAAEIVKNVRSLRKEIGIPSKLSEVGMSESDVPQFVDDAQKSQGIFIAAPRPATAEDLSAIYKSAL is encoded by the coding sequence ATGCCATCATTCGCCTTGCGCGTCGAGACCGTCTTCGGTGATGGATCGATCGCCGAACTCGGGCAGCGCGCCAAGGCCGCCGGCTACAAACACGCGCTTGTCGTCACGGACCCGGGCATCAAGGCTGCGGGGATACTCGATTCGGTGCTTTCGTCGCTGGATGAGGCCGAGATCGCGCACAGCGTCTACGACAACGTTACGCCCAATCCGACGATTCCCGAGGTTGATGGCGGCACGCAGGCTTTCCATGACGCCGGGGCGGACTTTGTCGTCGCGGTGGGCGGTGGCAGCGCGATGGACGCCGCCAAGGGCATCGCCGTTACGGCGCAGCTCGGCGGCTCCGCGAAGACGTACTTGTTTGGGGCGGGCACGGTGCCGTTTCCGGCCAGCATGAAGCCGCTGTTCACGATTCCCACGACCTGCGGCACGGGCTCGGAGATCTCGCCGGCAGCCGTGATCACAGACCCCGATACGCATTACAAGCACCTGCTGCTGAACACCACGCCCAACGTCGCAATCCTCGATCCGAACCTGGTCGCGAAGATGCCGCCGCCGATCACCGCTGCGACGGGCATGGATGCGCTGACGCACGCGATGGAGGCATACGTCAATCCGGGCAACACGCCGTTCACACGCATGTTCGCGACGCGCGCCATTCACCAGATCAGCGCCCACTTGCGCACGGCGGTGAACGGGCCTGACCGGACGGCTGCACTGCGCAACATGCTGTATGCAGCGAACATCGCTGGCCAATCGATGGCATCCGGCCTCGGCCAGGTCCACGGACTTTCGCACGTCGTCAGCGGCCGCCTCGGCACCGCCCATGGCGTCGCGAACGCGATCTTGCTGTCGCAGGTCTTCGACTACCACAAGGACTTTCTCAAGGAACAAATGCTGGAGATTGCACCGCTGATGGGGATCAACGCGCACGGCATGCCGGCTGACAAAGCAGCGGCGGAGATCGTGAAGAATGTCCGGTCGCTCCGCAAGGAGATCGGCATCCCTTCGAAGCTCAGCGAGGTCGGCATGAGCGAGTCCGACGTGCCGCAGTTTGTCGATGATGCGCAGAAGTCGCAGGGGATCTTTATCGCCGCACCGCGACCTGCGACGGCAGAGGACCTTTCAGCAATCTACAAGAGCGCGCTCTAG
- a CDS encoding S1 RNA-binding domain-containing protein, producing the protein MTELSSGEVADPEVAASDEDFTMQSWLDSQTDFRTLRRGEVVEGTIMGIQRDGVLVDLGAKSEGVIPPHEMHSLGADPLSKVQVDEKILVYVMQPEADQGQIMLSVDRARGERGWRVLQQRYEEGEAFEAEVTGSNKGGLLVNVEGVHAFVPLSQVVGVRPDQEGEGGLSSVVGKQLRLKVIEINRRRNRVILSERAALQEWRSQQKDRLLSELKEGEIRKGRVSSVRSFGVFIDLGGADGLAHLSEVSWDRNRSPEDMYKIGDEVDVYVMKVDPDTKKIALSLRRAQPQAWDDIVDKYEVGRVVPGMVTKLVTFGAFARIEGPVEGLIHVSELVDRRIQHPKEVVREGDLLPLKIVRIERDRHRLGLSLREAREEGERMGFRFTDAGEVIEVPEDVRREFEEREGVAIPQRSPEEIRSALAENAEPAGVTTADDEVSATAAPETPAAPPPPVEEEAPSTAMAEAFKAASAAVDADDTDATAEPVSTAASTEPTEATPADATEAVDDAGAADIPSAAADAGEQEPAAADTSTAATPVTEETDKTE; encoded by the coding sequence TTGACGGAATTGAGTAGTGGTGAAGTCGCCGATCCGGAGGTAGCCGCCTCCGACGAAGACTTCACGATGCAAAGCTGGCTGGACTCGCAGACCGACTTCCGGACGCTCCGCCGCGGAGAGGTCGTCGAGGGGACGATCATGGGCATCCAGCGTGATGGCGTGCTCGTCGATCTCGGCGCAAAGTCGGAGGGCGTGATCCCGCCGCACGAAATGCACTCCCTTGGCGCTGATCCGCTCAGCAAGGTGCAGGTCGATGAGAAGATCCTGGTCTACGTCATGCAGCCTGAGGCGGACCAGGGACAGATCATGCTTTCGGTGGACCGCGCCCGCGGCGAGCGCGGCTGGCGCGTGCTGCAACAGCGGTACGAAGAAGGCGAAGCGTTCGAGGCGGAAGTGACCGGCTCGAACAAGGGCGGCCTGCTCGTAAACGTCGAGGGCGTGCACGCGTTTGTCCCGTTGTCGCAAGTTGTCGGCGTGCGCCCGGATCAGGAGGGTGAGGGCGGACTGTCGTCGGTCGTTGGCAAGCAGTTGCGGCTGAAGGTGATCGAGATCAATCGCCGCCGCAACCGCGTGATTCTTTCTGAGCGCGCGGCGCTGCAAGAATGGCGGTCCCAGCAAAAGGATCGGCTGCTCTCGGAACTCAAGGAAGGCGAAATTCGCAAGGGCCGCGTCTCGAGCGTGCGGAGCTTCGGTGTGTTCATCGACCTCGGCGGCGCCGACGGCCTGGCGCATCTCAGCGAAGTCTCGTGGGATCGCAACCGGTCGCCGGAGGACATGTACAAGATCGGCGACGAAGTCGACGTATACGTGATGAAGGTCGACCCCGATACGAAGAAGATCGCCTTGAGCCTGCGTCGCGCGCAGCCTCAAGCGTGGGATGACATCGTCGACAAGTACGAGGTCGGTCGCGTCGTGCCGGGCATGGTGACCAAGCTGGTGACGTTCGGCGCATTTGCACGCATCGAGGGGCCCGTCGAGGGGCTGATCCACGTCTCGGAACTCGTCGACCGGCGCATCCAGCACCCGAAGGAAGTCGTGCGCGAGGGCGATCTGCTGCCATTGAAGATCGTGCGGATCGAGCGCGACCGGCATCGGCTCGGGCTGAGCCTGCGCGAAGCGCGCGAAGAAGGCGAGCGCATGGGCTTCCGGTTCACGGACGCCGGCGAGGTTATCGAAGTACCAGAGGACGTGCGCAGAGAGTTCGAAGAACGAGAAGGCGTAGCGATTCCGCAGCGGTCGCCGGAGGAGATTCGGAGCGCGCTCGCGGAGAACGCCGAGCCGGCGGGCGTCACGACAGCCGACGACGAAGTGTCAGCGACGGCAGCGCCGGAGACGCCGGCAGCCCCCCCGCCGCCGGTGGAAGAAGAAGCGCCTTCGACGGCAATGGCGGAAGCGTTCAAAGCGGCCAGCGCTGCGGTCGACGCAGACGACACCGACGCAACGGCGGAGCCAGTAAGCACGGCGGCGTCGACCGAACCAACGGAAGCGACGCCCGCGGATGCGACGGAGGCTGTCGACGACGCAGGTGCTGCCGACATACCGTCGGCTGCTGCTGATGCCGGCGAGCAAGAGCCGGCCGCCGCCGACACCAGCACCGCCGCCACACCCGTGACGGAAGAGACAGACAAAACCGAATAG
- a CDS encoding helix-turn-helix domain-containing protein has protein sequence MVTSPFENYLDLVEAARTLGIHPQSLRRLIKQKKVPAVLFAGKYLIERDKLEMFKSNYDPRPGRKPIRRLL, from the coding sequence ATGGTCACCAGCCCGTTCGAGAACTATCTGGACCTCGTGGAGGCGGCGCGCACGCTGGGGATCCACCCTCAGAGCCTGCGCCGCCTGATTAAGCAGAAGAAGGTGCCCGCGGTTCTCTTCGCAGGCAAGTACCTGATCGAACGGGACAAGCTTGAGATGTTCAAGTCGAACTACGACCCCAGGCCGGGCCGCAAGCCGATACGAAGGCTCCTCTAG
- a CDS encoding ATP-dependent Clp protease ATP-binding subunit translates to MADRFDKFTERARRVLTLAQEEAQRFNHNYIGTEHLLLGLVREGDGVAAKVLANLGVELNKVRSAVEFIIGRGDRAVLGEIGLTPRAKKVIELAVDEARRLNHHYIGTEHLLLGLVREGEGIAAGVLESLGVNLERVRAETTRILSQSMPQSAGAGARSSTRTPTVDQLGMDLTQAARAGKLDPVIGRSKEIERVIQILSRRTKNNPVLIGEPGVGKTAIAEGLAHRIVAGDVPETLQGKRLLTLDIGSLVAGTKYRGEFEERLKKVIEEIKSSGNCVLFVDELHMLVGAGAAEGAVDAANILKPSLARGELQCVGATTLDEYRKHIERDAALERRFQPIVVEEPTVEETIEILKGVKGNYEEHHKLTISDEALKVAAELASRYVADRFLPDKAIDLVDEASSRVRIRRSATPPSLKEASRGLESLRREKDAAISSQQYEYAAELRDREVKLQEKIESMEEGLEVAREGEKPVVTEEDIAEVVSMWTGIPVARIASEESARLLQMEDVLHSRVIGQDEAITAIAKSVRRSRAGLKDPKRPIGVFMFLGPTGVGKTYLPRVLAEFMFGSEDSMIKLDMSEFMEKHNVSRLVGAPPGYIGYDDGGQLTDTVRRKSYCLILLDEIEKAHPDVYNMLLQIFDDGHLTDAKGRRVDFRNTIIIMTSNVGSDLIRREGNLGFSVQKDEVKTAEQQYSRMKDKVLEELKRVFRPEFLNRIDQQVVFHTLSKEHIRSIVELDLKDLEKQLILKGVALEMSGAAKDWLGEKGYDHVFGARPLRRVIQNELEDRLSEALLQERFGPGDTVFIDVQGEDLVMEKKEPEPAEPALT, encoded by the coding sequence ATGGCTGACCGGTTCGATAAATTCACAGAACGCGCCCGCAGAGTCCTCACCCTGGCCCAGGAAGAGGCTCAGCGGTTCAATCACAACTACATCGGCACGGAGCACCTGCTCCTCGGCCTCGTCCGTGAGGGCGATGGCGTTGCCGCCAAGGTATTGGCCAACCTCGGCGTTGAACTCAACAAGGTCCGTTCGGCGGTCGAGTTCATCATCGGCCGCGGCGACCGAGCTGTGCTCGGCGAGATCGGCCTGACGCCGCGCGCGAAAAAGGTCATCGAGTTAGCGGTCGATGAGGCGCGGCGCTTGAATCACCACTACATCGGCACAGAACACCTGTTGCTTGGTCTTGTCCGCGAGGGTGAAGGCATCGCGGCGGGCGTGCTCGAAAGCCTCGGCGTGAACCTGGAGCGCGTGCGCGCGGAGACGACGCGCATTCTCTCGCAGAGCATGCCGCAGAGCGCCGGCGCCGGCGCGCGGTCATCGACCCGCACGCCGACGGTCGATCAGCTTGGCATGGACCTGACGCAGGCGGCACGCGCGGGCAAGCTCGACCCGGTGATCGGACGCAGCAAGGAGATCGAGCGCGTCATCCAGATCCTGTCGCGCCGCACCAAGAACAACCCCGTACTCATCGGCGAGCCCGGCGTTGGCAAGACCGCTATCGCCGAGGGGCTTGCGCACCGCATCGTCGCCGGCGACGTGCCGGAAACGCTGCAAGGCAAGCGCCTGCTCACGCTCGACATTGGATCGCTCGTCGCGGGCACGAAGTACCGTGGTGAGTTCGAAGAGCGCCTGAAGAAAGTCATCGAAGAGATCAAGTCGAGCGGCAACTGCGTGCTTTTCGTCGATGAGCTGCACATGCTTGTCGGCGCGGGCGCGGCGGAGGGTGCGGTCGATGCGGCGAACATCCTGAAGCCATCGCTTGCACGCGGTGAGCTCCAGTGCGTCGGCGCGACAACGCTCGACGAGTACCGCAAGCACATCGAACGCGATGCTGCGCTCGAGCGCCGCTTCCAGCCGATCGTCGTCGAGGAGCCGACCGTCGAAGAGACGATCGAGATCCTCAAGGGCGTGAAGGGAAACTACGAAGAGCACCACAAGCTGACAATTTCCGACGAAGCGTTGAAGGTCGCGGCGGAACTGGCATCGCGCTACGTCGCGGACCGCTTCCTGCCCGATAAGGCCATCGACCTCGTCGATGAAGCATCGAGCCGCGTGCGCATCCGGCGCTCCGCGACGCCGCCCTCACTGAAGGAAGCGTCGCGCGGGCTCGAGTCGCTGCGTCGCGAGAAGGACGCGGCGATCTCATCGCAACAGTACGAGTACGCAGCGGAGCTGCGCGATCGCGAGGTCAAACTCCAGGAGAAGATCGAGTCGATGGAGGAAGGACTCGAGGTCGCGCGCGAGGGCGAAAAGCCCGTCGTGACCGAAGAGGACATCGCCGAAGTCGTCAGCATGTGGACCGGCATTCCCGTCGCGCGCATCGCGAGCGAGGAGTCCGCACGGCTGCTGCAGATGGAAGACGTGCTGCACAGCCGCGTGATCGGCCAGGACGAAGCGATCACGGCGATCGCGAAGTCCGTGCGGCGCTCACGCGCCGGCCTGAAGGATCCGAAGCGCCCGATCGGCGTCTTCATGTTCCTGGGCCCGACCGGCGTCGGCAAGACGTACCTGCCGCGCGTGCTCGCGGAGTTCATGTTCGGCAGCGAAGACTCGATGATCAAGCTCGACATGAGCGAGTTCATGGAGAAGCACAACGTCTCGCGGCTGGTCGGTGCGCCTCCCGGCTATATCGGTTACGACGACGGCGGGCAGCTCACGGACACCGTGCGGCGCAAGTCCTATTGCTTGATCCTGCTCGACGAGATCGAGAAGGCACACCCCGACGTCTACAACATGCTGCTGCAGATTTTCGATGACGGGCACCTGACCGACGCGAAGGGCCGGCGGGTCGATTTCCGGAACACGATCATCATCATGACGAGCAACGTCGGGTCGGACTTGATCCGCCGTGAAGGCAACCTGGGATTCAGCGTCCAAAAGGACGAGGTGAAAACGGCGGAGCAGCAGTACTCGAGGATGAAGGACAAGGTGCTCGAAGAGCTGAAGCGCGTCTTCCGCCCGGAGTTCTTGAACCGCATCGACCAGCAGGTGGTGTTCCACACGCTGAGCAAGGAGCACATCCGCAGCATCGTGGAGCTGGATTTGAAGGACCTCGAGAAGCAGCTCATCCTCAAGGGCGTGGCGCTCGAGATGTCGGGCGCCGCGAAGGATTGGCTCGGCGAGAAGGGCTACGACCACGTGTTCGGCGCCCGGCCGCTGCGCCGCGTGATTCAGAACGAACTGGAGGACCGCCTTTCGGAGGCGCTGCTCCAGGAGCGCTTCGGCCCCGGCGACACGGTGTTCATCGATGTCCAGGGCGAGGACCTCGTCATGGAGAAGAAGGAGCCAGAGCCCGCAGAGCCGGCGCTGACGTAA
- a CDS encoding phosphoribosyltransferase has product MSDEALSNQSNLWLADTLWRLGAVQFGDFTLGRTTVNSPIYVNLRLLIAHPTALQKAAHILQHEIMALQAMRHPQIDEFDVVCGVPFGGMTIGQAYSLASKVPLIYLHPHKDDLEFDVEGIYHPSQTALIMDDLITGGGSVLVTANRLRDEGLFVRDAVVLFDRQSGGRSKLEELGIRLVSVLTLDVLLTYLRSSGKIGDDWYRKSMAYLEATREG; this is encoded by the coding sequence ATGAGCGACGAAGCGCTTTCCAACCAGTCCAACCTCTGGCTTGCCGATACGCTCTGGCGCCTCGGTGCCGTGCAGTTTGGCGACTTCACGCTCGGCCGCACGACGGTCAATTCGCCGATTTACGTGAACCTGCGGCTGCTGATTGCGCATCCGACGGCGCTGCAGAAAGCCGCGCACATCCTGCAGCACGAAATCATGGCGCTGCAGGCGATGCGCCATCCGCAGATCGACGAGTTCGACGTGGTCTGCGGCGTGCCATTCGGCGGTATGACCATCGGACAGGCCTATTCGCTGGCATCAAAGGTGCCGCTGATCTACCTGCACCCTCACAAGGACGACCTGGAGTTCGACGTCGAGGGGATTTACCACCCGAGCCAGACCGCGCTCATCATGGACGACCTCATCACCGGCGGCGGCAGCGTCCTCGTTACGGCTAATCGGCTACGCGACGAGGGGCTGTTCGTTCGGGACGCCGTCGTGCTCTTCGACCGGCAGTCGGGGGGCCGCTCAAAGCTCGAAGAACTCGGCATCCGCCTCGTGTCCGTCCTCACCCTCGACGTCCTGCTGACCTACCTGCGCTCGAGCGGGAAGATCGGCGACGACTGGTATCGCAAGAGCATGGCGTACCTCGAAGCGACGCGCGAAGGGTAG
- a CDS encoding UbiA family prenyltransferase has translation MKPQAAPMARTGPGAVEAPRRPVQALRIIHPFPTLLNVAATAGLAFVAADGAPDASRLVRMMLLMLFAQSAIGTTNDLFDRELDARTKPWKPLVAGVIRPEMATALLIALVAATAILGITLGVASFALAMLGLSCGLAYDVRLKRSMFSAVPFMVAIPTLPIWVWVTLGEWENSLLWLAPLGALIGLALHLANTLPDLREDARFGVRGLAHRLGATRSAAIGWSSFALALLISVALVPLLDYELAVYAPAAGSGAICLAGAIAIYAVRRDDFALQIGFGGIGIASVVIAVGWLAAVT, from the coding sequence ATGAAGCCGCAGGCGGCGCCGATGGCGCGGACGGGGCCGGGGGCTGTCGAAGCACCGCGGCGCCCCGTGCAGGCGTTGCGCATCATCCACCCATTCCCAACGCTGCTGAACGTCGCGGCGACGGCAGGCCTCGCCTTCGTCGCCGCAGACGGAGCACCCGATGCGTCGCGCCTGGTCCGAATGATGCTGCTCATGCTCTTTGCGCAAAGTGCGATCGGCACCACGAACGACCTGTTCGACCGCGAGCTGGACGCGCGCACCAAGCCATGGAAGCCGCTCGTCGCCGGCGTCATCCGGCCGGAGATGGCCACCGCGCTCCTGATCGCGCTCGTCGCCGCAACGGCGATCCTTGGCATCACGCTCGGCGTCGCGAGCTTCGCGCTTGCGATGCTGGGTCTGTCATGCGGCCTGGCCTACGACGTCCGGCTCAAGCGTTCGATGTTCAGCGCGGTCCCATTCATGGTCGCCATCCCGACGCTGCCGATCTGGGTGTGGGTGACGCTCGGCGAATGGGAGAATTCGCTGTTGTGGTTGGCGCCGCTCGGCGCGCTCATCGGACTGGCGCTGCACCTGGCGAACACGCTCCCGGACCTCCGCGAGGACGCGCGCTTCGGCGTGCGCGGGCTGGCTCACCGGCTTGGGGCCACTCGCTCTGCAGCGATCGGGTGGTCGTCGTTTGCGCTGGCGCTGCTGATCAGCGTCGCGCTCGTACCGCTGCTCGACTATGAGCTGGCCGTGTACGCGCCTGCCGCCGGGTCTGGCGCCATTTGCCTTGCGGGCGCAATCGCCATCTACGCCGTCCGCAGGGATGACTTCGCGCTTCAGATTGGCTTCGGCGGCATCGGCATAGCCTCCGTGGTCATTGCCGTCGGATGGCTCGCTGCAGTGACGTGA
- a CDS encoding GntG family PLP-dependent aldolase — MAGRIIDLRSDTVTLPSDAMRRAIAGAAVGDDVYGEDPTVRRLEELAAERTGKESALLVASGTMSNLVAIMAHCARGDEAIVGSEAHILHYEVAGAAGVAGVQLRAVPNDARGRISPADVEAAVRGQNVHLPRTSLLCLENTHNRCSGAAITADDTRALAEVAHRHGARVHIDGARIFNAALALGKTVAELSEPSDSVGFCLSKGLGAPVGSVLCGSGAFIASARKMRKMVGGGMRQAGIIAAAGVYALENMVGRLADDHENARLLARGLAALPMVDLDPTNIDSNIVIFDVRVDWMSFARALKQGGVLTSAPVPGRIRAVTHFGIERADIEDALERASNAAAALA, encoded by the coding sequence ATGGCCGGCCGCATCATCGACCTGCGATCTGACACTGTGACGCTGCCGTCGGACGCAATGCGCCGCGCCATCGCCGGGGCGGCCGTAGGCGACGATGTCTACGGCGAAGACCCCACAGTGCGAAGGCTGGAAGAACTGGCCGCCGAGCGTACCGGCAAGGAATCCGCGCTGCTCGTCGCGAGTGGCACCATGAGCAATCTCGTCGCCATCATGGCGCACTGCGCGCGCGGCGACGAAGCGATCGTTGGCAGCGAGGCGCACATCCTGCACTACGAAGTGGCAGGCGCGGCCGGCGTGGCAGGCGTTCAGCTGCGGGCCGTCCCGAATGACGCGCGCGGACGAATCAGTCCAGCAGATGTAGAAGCCGCCGTGCGAGGCCAGAACGTGCATCTGCCGCGCACGTCACTCCTCTGCCTCGAGAATACGCACAACCGCTGCTCGGGCGCGGCGATCACCGCCGACGACACGCGGGCGCTCGCGGAGGTCGCACACCGCCATGGTGCGCGCGTCCACATTGACGGCGCCCGTATCTTCAACGCTGCGCTTGCGCTGGGAAAGACCGTCGCCGAGCTTTCCGAGCCCTCAGACTCCGTCGGCTTTTGCCTTTCGAAGGGGCTCGGGGCGCCCGTCGGGTCCGTGCTCTGCGGCTCAGGCGCGTTCATCGCCAGCGCGCGCAAGATGCGCAAGATGGTCGGCGGCGGCATGCGGCAGGCCGGCATCATCGCCGCCGCCGGCGTGTACGCGCTGGAGAACATGGTCGGGCGGCTCGCCGACGATCACGAAAACGCACGTCTGCTCGCGCGCGGCCTCGCCGCACTGCCCATGGTCGACCTCGACCCGACGAACATCGACTCGAACATCGTCATCTTCGACGTGCGCGTCGACTGGATGAGCTTTGCGCGTGCGCTGAAGCAGGGCGGCGTGCTGACGTCCGCACCGGTGCCCGGACGCATCCGCGCCGTCACGCACTTCGGCATCGAGCGCGCCGACATCGAAGATGCGCTGGAACGCGCTAGTAACGCCGCCGCGGCGCTCGCATGA
- a CDS encoding AURKAIP1/COX24 domain-containing protein, translated as MSSVVKKRRKKMRKHKHRKMLKKTRWQRKHK; from the coding sequence ATGAGCTCTGTTGTGAAAAAGCGCCGTAAGAAGATGCGCAAGCACAAGCACCGCAAGATGCTGAAGAAGACGCGCTGGCAGCGCAAGCACAAGTAG